One part of the Solanum dulcamara chromosome 8, daSolDulc1.2, whole genome shotgun sequence genome encodes these proteins:
- the LOC129901439 gene encoding uncharacterized protein LOC129901439, with the protein MALAFTPLSWWLWSGKHQEPKISKGTSVNSSPDLSLFELDTLKLTLDRRRNMASSSRKVKRKWESREERKIDREYDIVLVPSDGGCVSGSESDDSDWSVGWLEPHGPGFQSDDDRDDSFAVLVPCYGRGRTNLEDNAQDKFMQTIGNFRDIHASGNKKFMEQWLSSLRYS; encoded by the coding sequence ATGGCTTTGGCCTTTACCCCTTTGTCATGGTGGCTTTGGAGTGGAAAGCATCAAGAACCTAAAATCTCGAAAGGGACTTCTGTAAATTCATCACCTGATTTGAGTTTGTTTGAATTGGATACTTTGAAGTTAACTCTTGATAGGAGAAGGAATATGGCCTCCTCATCTAGAAAAGTTAAGCGAAAATGGGAGAGCCGAGAGGAGCGGAAGATAGATAGGGAGTATGATATTGTTCTTGTACCATCGGATGGCGGATGTGTTTCAGGGTCTGAGTCTGATGATTCGGACTGGTCCGTTGGATGGTTGGAGCCTCATGGGCCTGGATTCCAGAGTGATGATGATAGAGATGATAGTTTTGCTGTACTAGTTCCTTGCTATGGACGGGGGCGCACAAATTTGGAAGATAATGCGCAGGACAAGTTTATGCAGACCATTGGAAACTTCAGGGATATACATGCTTCTG